A genomic segment from Anaerolineae bacterium encodes:
- a CDS encoding NACHT domain-containing protein, giving the protein MWTVFRHRWDWLSLGAGFLLGLLFHVVLRLLQVGGQRVLWAWQRLHAERTTTKEVRVEQRYRQWLRSALRGWHLAAPLFALDEILIPPAVLRPPRLAVAEESSILDDMVTTAVPFSPEWPHLQAFYQAPTLTLPQALSGGAHLLLLGPPGMGKTTALLYLAGLLLQRDPALGDLADRLPLYTHAAALALPEQEAENPGALLTPLMDALPAEMPAGLRSSWARHLEEFFQTGRLVWLLDGLDELPLEAQQPVARYVSRVLEAFPQVRVVAAAAPDFFDGFSRAGLQPVALAPWDERRAQRFLVQWGRQWRRYVAPALQAAPPEVDALLLNRWLLAEHPVITPLELTLHAWAAYAGDALGPRLRDGLEAYLRRMVPDWERARPALQAAALELLNLGQAAVPVNALGSHLDVEVEFEEAPSPAPDEGDGAANTETAPPEGTKSPFQVPIKSARVRRLLPELVQSGLLVTYSAERVGFVHPTLWAYLAGEAIARWGTQGVLRSPWWPVKLQALRFAAALGDGTARVEAWLVQSKEPLLREVRWLGQVLPDLPANSPLLPSIVRRLMDLVTDPLTPVSLRADALSALVLSGEKGMRVIFRKLLAHRDAGTRRLAALGCGLLRDGKAVEELRALLLDEALEVQRAVTLALAAIGSEDALRLLGELLLHGNDLQRRAAAEALANHPQEGHPALQEGAQHEDLLVRRAVAYGLARVPDPWAREALEKMQVEDDEWVVQAAAAQVLEALQQTEAWAPRPRPPLHDEPWLLAFAAERGVGVPPGEAAYDVLRDCLREGSEEQVLAALERVAFEPHIDWTAEVYALFYGGTPAQQEAASLALRYLAAAGAELPNPMRYGLGRDIRR; this is encoded by the coding sequence ATGTGGACCGTCTTTCGCCATCGATGGGATTGGCTTTCCCTGGGGGCCGGATTCCTCTTGGGATTGCTGTTCCATGTTGTGTTGCGGCTGCTTCAGGTAGGGGGGCAGCGCGTGCTTTGGGCTTGGCAACGCCTGCACGCGGAACGCACGACGACCAAAGAAGTTCGGGTGGAGCAGCGGTACCGCCAGTGGCTGCGCTCGGCGCTGCGAGGCTGGCATCTGGCCGCCCCCCTCTTTGCCCTGGATGAAATCCTCATCCCACCAGCGGTGCTGCGCCCACCGCGGTTGGCGGTCGCGGAAGAGTCGTCCATCCTGGACGACATGGTGACCACGGCGGTACCCTTTTCGCCGGAGTGGCCACATCTGCAGGCATTTTACCAAGCACCCACGCTCACGCTGCCCCAGGCGTTGAGCGGCGGCGCGCATCTGCTTCTGCTGGGGCCGCCGGGCATGGGCAAGACCACAGCTTTGCTCTACCTGGCCGGGCTGCTCCTGCAACGCGACCCTGCGTTGGGCGATCTGGCCGACCGGCTTCCCCTTTACACCCATGCGGCGGCGCTGGCGCTCCCTGAGCAGGAGGCAGAGAATCCCGGAGCCCTTCTGACCCCCCTGATGGACGCCTTGCCCGCCGAGATGCCGGCCGGTCTGCGCAGTTCGTGGGCCAGGCACCTGGAGGAATTTTTCCAGACCGGCCGCTTGGTGTGGTTGCTCGACGGCCTGGACGAGTTGCCGCTGGAAGCGCAGCAACCGGTGGCCCGTTATGTGAGCCGTGTGCTGGAGGCTTTCCCTCAGGTGCGGGTGGTCGCCGCGGCCGCGCCGGATTTCTTCGATGGCTTCAGCCGCGCGGGGCTGCAACCGGTGGCCCTGGCGCCGTGGGATGAGCGGCGCGCGCAGCGTTTTCTCGTCCAGTGGGGGCGTCAGTGGCGGCGGTATGTGGCGCCGGCGTTGCAGGCGGCCCCGCCCGAGGTGGACGCCCTGCTCCTCAACCGCTGGTTGCTGGCCGAGCACCCGGTGATCACCCCTCTGGAACTCACCCTGCATGCCTGGGCGGCCTACGCGGGCGACGCGCTGGGCCCGCGTTTGCGTGACGGCCTGGAGGCCTACCTGCGCCGCATGGTGCCGGATTGGGAGCGCGCCCGACCGGCCTTGCAGGCGGCCGCGTTGGAGTTGCTGAACCTGGGCCAGGCCGCCGTCCCGGTCAACGCCCTGGGCAGCCACCTGGATGTGGAGGTGGAATTCGAGGAGGCGCCGTCTCCTGCGCCGGACGAAGGGGATGGTGCTGCCAACACGGAGACGGCACCGCCCGAGGGGACGAAATCCCCCTTCCAGGTGCCGATCAAATCGGCCAGGGTGCGGCGTTTGCTCCCCGAACTGGTGCAAAGCGGCCTGTTGGTGACCTATTCGGCGGAACGGGTGGGCTTCGTTCACCCCACCCTGTGGGCCTACCTGGCGGGCGAGGCCATCGCCCGATGGGGTACCCAGGGGGTGCTGCGCTCGCCCTGGTGGCCGGTCAAACTTCAGGCGTTGCGCTTTGCCGCGGCCTTGGGCGATGGCACGGCGCGGGTGGAAGCCTGGCTGGTCCAAAGCAAGGAGCCTTTGCTCCGCGAGGTGCGCTGGCTGGGCCAGGTGCTCCCCGACCTGCCCGCGAATTCGCCCCTGTTGCCGTCCATCGTGCGGCGGTTGATGGACCTGGTGACGGACCCTCTGACGCCGGTGAGCCTGCGCGCCGATGCCCTGAGCGCCTTGGTCCTCAGCGGCGAAAAAGGGATGCGGGTGATCTTCCGCAAACTGCTGGCCCATCGGGATGCAGGCACGCGTCGCCTGGCGGCCCTGGGGTGCGGCCTGCTGCGCGACGGGAAGGCCGTGGAGGAACTGCGGGCCTTGCTGCTGGACGAGGCCCTGGAGGTGCAGCGCGCCGTGACGCTGGCGCTGGCCGCCATCGGGAGCGAAGACGCCTTGCGGTTGTTGGGGGAGTTGTTGCTCCACGGCAACGACCTCCAGCGCCGGGCCGCGGCTGAAGCCCTGGCCAATCACCCCCAGGAAGGGCATCCGGCCTTGCAGGAAGGGGCCCAACACGAGGATTTACTGGTGCGCCGGGCGGTGGCCTATGGTCTGGCCCGGGTGCCGGACCCCTGGGCGCGCGAGGCGCTGGAAAAGATGCAGGTGGAGGACGACGAGTGGGTGGTCCAGGCCGCGGCGGCCCAGGTGTTGGAGGCGTTGCAGCAGACGGAGGCGTGGGCCCCGCGTCCCAGGCCGCCCTTGCACGATGAACCCTGGCTTTTGGCCTTTGCAGCGGAGCGGGGTGTGGGTGTCCCCCCGGGCGAGGCGGCGTACGATGTGCTGCGCGATTGCCTGCGCGAGGGCAGCGAGGAGCAGGTCCTGGCCGCTCTGGAGCGGGTGGCCTTCGAGCCGCACATCGACTGGACGGCCGAGGTTTACGCGCTGTTTTACGGCGGCACCCCGGCGCAGCAGGAGGCCGCCTCGCTGGCCCTGCGTTACTTGGCGGCAGCCGGGGCCGAGTTGCCCAACCCCATGCGGTACGGGCTGGGACGAGACATTCGGCGGTAA